TCTGGGTCACGTCGCCGTCTGCGGCCGAGCGCAGGTACGAGGGGTTCAGATGTAGCGTCAAATTTTGAATGATCGTCGTGCGCTCACCGGAGAGCTCCGAAGTGGACTCCCCCGGACGGGCGACTCAGTCGTGCCTCGAGCGTCGGCGGGCCCAGCGGACGTAGGCTGACCCGATGGCTGGAACGGAACGACCCACCGCGTTCGTCACCTGGGCGCACCGGGCGAGCGATTGGACGGCCGAACAGACTGACGGGTGGCAGCACACGGTCCACAGGTTCGCCAGGGCTCTCCGGGAAGCAGGCGTCGACGCCGACATCGATCTCTTCCACCAGCACGACGACGCGGTCGATTGGACCCGCTACGGAACCCTGGCGATCGAGCACGCGGACACGACCATCATCGCGATCTCACGCGCCTGGCGGGAACGCTGGGAAGGTAGCAACGCGCCCACCGAGGGCGCCGGCGCCGCGCGGGAAGCCGACGCCCTGCACGGCCGGTTCGACGCGGATCAGCAGCGTTTTCAAAAAACGGTGAAGATGGTGGTGCTGCCCGGCGCCGACGACCAGGACATCCCCGCCGACCTGCGGCGCGTCCGGAATTTGTCAAGGTGGGTGAGACCAGTGGGTGTTAGGCGGCTTCGGTTTTGGTCTCCTGGCTGGTGTCGTCGGTGGGTCGGTTGATCCAGACGGTGTCGGGGAGATCGAGCACCTTCGGCGCCGTGGTGATGCCACCGAACCGGTGCGGGTGCCTGGCCCGGGCTTCGGTGAGCACGGCGCGCCGGTCGGCGGCTTTGGCGGTTGCCAGGCCGAAGTGGACGTCGGCGGGGGTGTGCAGGCCGATGCCGGTGTGTCGATGTTCGTGGTTGTACCACTGGGCGAACTCGTCCATGAATTTCCTTGCCTCCGACAGTGACCCGAAGCGTTCGGGGAATTCCGGACCGTATTTCAAGGTCTTGAACAGTGATTCCGAGTACGGGTTGTCGTTGGACACCCGAGGCCGCGAGTGTGACCGTGTGACCTCGAGGTCGGCGAGCAAGACGGCGACNGTTTTGCTGGTCATCGACGTGCCCCGGTCGGCGTGCACGACCTGCGGGACGCCGTGGACGGTGAAGATCTGTTCCATCAGTTCTTTCGCCAGGACACCGGATTCGTGGGCGTGGACATGGACGCCGACGATGAACCGGGAGTAGATATCGATCATCACGTACGCGTCGAAGTAGGTGCCTTTCACCGGGCCCGCCAGCTTGGTGATGTCCCACGAATACACCTGACGCGGTGCGGTCGCGACCAGTTCCGGACAGGCCTTCGCTGGGTGACGCGCCAGCCGGCGGCGTTCCTTGACCTGCTTGTTCTCCGCCAGCACCCGGTACATCGTGGACACCGAGCACACGTAGACGCCCTCGTCGAGCAGCTGGGCATAGATCTGCAACGGCGCCAGGTCCACAAATCGTTCGCTGGTGAGCACCTGGAGTATCCGCAGGCGTTCGGAAACGGTCAGTTTGTTGACCGGTTCCGGCGCCGGATGCGCCATGACCGCCGGCGTGGCCGCGGCGGCGGTCTTGCCGTGCCGGATCGCCGTTGAGCGCGCCAGCCCGGTCAGCCAGGCGGCTTGCCTCGTGGGCACACCATCGGCGGTCATGGACGCGTAGGCGTGGGTCAGCGCTTCTTGCGCTTCTCGTCGGAATCCGCTCTCTCGGAGAGACCTTCCAAGAGAGCGTGCGCTTTTCCCATGATGTCCAGGGCCGTCTCGGTGGTGTTCAGCCGTTTGCTCAAACGGGCGTTCTCCCGCGTGAGCCGCGCGATCTCAGCCTGCTCCGCGGACAGTCTGCCGACCTTCTCGCCGGGCTTTTTGCCCGCCAGCACGCCGGCATCGCGCTGCTTGCGCCACTCGCTGATCAACGACGAGTACAGGCCTTCCCGCCGCAGGTATCCGCCGCCGTCGCCCTGCTCACACGCCGCCTCGTAGGCGTCCAGATGGGCGAGCTTCTCCGACGCGGTGAACGTGCGTCGCCGTGGCCCGTCGCTGCGCGGGTGCTGGGAATCCATCCGCTCATTGTCGCCCTCGACTACCGGGGACATGGTCTTGCGGGTCATGTCAGTCGATCCGTATCTCGCCCTGCATCAGGCCGGGTTGCTGTGAACCAGTGGACTCAACTCACCCTGACACGCAGGGGTCACGCGCTACTACATCACTGACTTCACGCGGGACGGCATGGAAGACCTCTTGCGCACGCTCTACGGAAGCCCGCGATACGTCATGCCGCCGTTGGGCCCGGTCCCGGACCTGCCACCGGAGCTGCCCGCGGAACCACAGTTCGAAGTCGAACCGGATGTCGGGTGGCGCGGGCTGAGGGTCCCGGTCCAGCCGGTCGACACGGCGCTCGACACGGTCCCCGACCGCCTCGGCGGACCGGTCCTCGAACTGCAGCTCCACCCGCCTGTTCCGGTCCCGAACCTGCCGATGGCCGGCCTCCGTGAACTCGTGAGCGATCTCGAGCGCATCCTCAGCGCGGCTCTCCCATCCCTTAGGCCGTTGGGCAGCCGGTCCCAAGACGAGTGGCAAGTCAGCAAAGCGGTCGAAGGCGATGTCGCATCCGTTCGATCTGAGCCTCTGCTTCGCAGCGCGGGGCTCGGCGTGTCGCCGGACTTCCCGCTGTACATCGATGTCCATCGTAATCGGACCGTCGTCATCGCCATGCGGTTGCGTCGCGACGCGATCAGCGCGAAGGTCGACGACGCCTCCTTGCAGCGCATCGCCGAGGAACTGATCTCCACCGCGAGCGGCCTAAAGGTTCTCGCGGATGATGTCGTCCCCTTGCTCAGGCTCGGCCCGCTGGATTCGGTTTCGCCCGGCGATCCCGGCACCCTGCAAGACGGATCATCTAGTGCGACGTTCCCGTGGATGCACGGCGGGAAGGCGAAGACCACTGGTACGGACAGCATCCCGCTCGGCTATCTCCGGGCGCATGTTGCCGAAGTCACCACGGAACTCGTCGCGCAGCTGGTCGCCGACCTGCCGGGATACGGGCGTCCGTAACACCGGCCGCCGGCAGAGAGACTCTGGTGGGAGCAACGCACACCCGTCGATTCCTCGGATGCCGGAAAGACGGGGGAGGACGTGTGCTGCCGCGGTAGTGGTAGTGCCGGTAGCGGCGGACTGACCGCCTGGCTGCTGACCGACACCTCCGCACCGACGCAGAACCTCGCGAGCGGTTCGTTCCGGGACACCGGAAGCGGAGTGAGCGTCTCGGACGACGCGCCGCAATCGATAAAAGGCGATCCCCGACGACAAGGTCGCGAAGCCGTTCTTCACGGAAACGGAGTCGCCCCACCGGCACATCAACATCACGAAGGTGGGCCCGAGTAAATGACCGCCCTCGCGGACGTCGCTACTGCGCCTACCGTCTCAGAACGTCCGGAGCCGTTGATCTGCTGATCTTGATCGGTCCTCCACTTCCGGAGAATCCGACGGCCGTAGTTGTGCGTTCCGACCACTCGATCCAGCTCCGCGCCCGTCGGCGTACGGCCGCGGGCCCGCTCGCCGACGTAGTACTCCCACATGCGTTGCTCCGCGGTCGGGGCCGAACCGTCCGAGACGTCTGCGAGTCGCAGTCTCGGCGGCGTCTCGGCGGCAGGCTGCTGCTCGGTCTCGTTGTGGGCCTCCCGGCGATGGCGAAGGGCGCGGTTGAGTAGTTCCACGGCCAGGAGAAGCGCCAGGGGTGGGCTGGCGGCGACGATGACGCCGAGAACGGTCTGGTTGTCGGTCGAGCCGATGTTCGCGCACAGCGAGAGCGAGATCCCGAACCCGAACGCCGTCCACGCGATACGACGGCCCGAGTCTCGCCCGGCCGTCCAAAGCTCCACCGTCGCGATCGTGAGTAGCCCGTCGACGATCAGCGGCCAGATCGCCGCCGTCGTGGAGTCGGCGCCGAAGCGAAGAGCGAACGTGCGGCCGTGCCGGTAGGACGCATACGCCGCGCCGAGGGCCACCAGGGCGGTGCAGGCACATTGGACAACCAGTGACAGCTGCCATCGCTGGGGTCGGGTCATGACGCACCTCCGGGGGCAGGCCTGTGAGCGAGGGGGTGGGGTTCGCCGGTCAGCGCGGCCAAGGCGGTGGCCACGTCGTGGAGCGAGGCTTTGACATAGGTCACCGTCGCGCTGTCCCCCGCATCCGAATGCCCCGCGTAGGCGTGCGCAACGCCGTAACCGAAGCGGCGCTCGACCCAGGTCAGGGTGGTGTGGCGGAGCCAGTGGGTGGAGATGTTCTGCGTGTGCACCGACGGGACGTGCCGGCCGATCCGCTCCCACAGGTAGTCGTAGCGCCGTTTGGTGATCGGCTCGCCCGTGCGGTACCGCAGCAAGGGCCCGTCGGGGTGGGTTGCCCCGCGCTCGTCGGCGTGCGAGACCAGCAGTCTCATCAACGTCGGCGACACCGGCTGGAACCGGCTCGTGCCGTCCTTTTCCCGCAGGTAGACGAGACACTGGGTCTGCTCCAGGTCTCGCCGCCGCAAACCCAGTGCTCCCCCACGCCGGCACGCAGTCTCGGTGTGCAGCCGCAGCAGGAGCGTGTCGAGATACGGGTCGTCTCCCGTCTCGGCCGCCGCAGCGTTGATCTCGATCAGCTCATGGTCAGCGAGCGCCCGCCGGGGCGAGGGCAACCGGCGGGGTTTGGCGACCTTCAGGGCCGGGTTCTCCGCCTCGGTCAGGATCCGGTCGGCGACCGCATGCCGGTACAGACAGCGAACCGCGGCAATGAAGTTCTCCGCCGCGTTCCGCCCACCGCGCGAGTTCCGCCGCACCACCGCCTGCGCCCGCGACTCCTCGGCCAGCTGCTTGATCTCCGACGGCGACGGCTCATCCAGCCGCCGACTCCCCCACACCGCCTCCAGCCGACGCCAGTACGACGAGTACGAGCGTGCCGTCGCCGCCGACACCGCACGAGCGACCACCGGGATGTACTCGGTGAACGTCGGGACCTGGGGGCGCTCCACCGGTTCGGTGAGCAGGTCGGCGGGAGCGATGCCCATCTTCGAGAGCAACAGCCGGGCCGCGTCCAGTTCCATCTGGCTACTGGTCATCGGAACCACCTCCGGTCAGGGAGGCGTGGTAGCCGAGAATCATCTGGTCCAGGGCCGACAGCGGGTGCACGACCAGAACGCCGTGCTCCGGGTCAGCGACCAGCAGGACGTCATCGCCGGGAGTCACGCCGCACAGGCGGCGGAGTGCGACCGGCAGCACCACCGTCCGGCGCGTGCCCAACCGGAACACCCCACCGGGGTCGGGCTTCATCACCACCGATGTCGCCACACCGGTCGCAGCCAGCCGCACCGACGCCGGCCAGCCCAACAACCTCAGCAAAGGCCGCACGCACACCCGGCCGGAGGCGTCGATGCGGGCGATCGCGTACGCCAGACCACACCGAACACGACCAGGCGGTGGCGTCGGCAACGGCAGCGGGACCGCGATCGGAGCCAGCGGTGCCAGCAGCCCATCGACGCTCGCCCCAGGGATGACCGGAGCTACGAGAGCGCTCACGCCGACCACCTCGATCGGGTGACACGAGGCTGGAACGCAAGATGCCGACCACCAAAACCGGTGATCGGCGTGCTGTGAGAGGATCGGTGAAAGTTCACCACTTTTGGTGTCCGAGGACGATCTTGCTCACTATCTACACGCCTGCAACTCCTAGCTTGACCTGCAGGTTCCCACGAGTTGGGCCCGAAGCCACCACGCGCCTCATGGGGTAATTGAGTGTCCGAAAAAACGATCTTGCACTTTGACCACAACGCTTTCGCCGCGAGCACGTTTCAGCAGGTCAGAGCCACATTGCCCTGTTGCCGCCTGGAATTCGGACCTGTCCGTGGCCACACATCGAAGACCATTCGTATGGGCAGCAACCGGCTCTGTCGTGACGCGAATGCATGGTTAACACACAGTGTCTGCCTGTGCTCCGTGAGGGTGGTGCTGCAGAGGAAGCCACTGGAGTGACGCTGGCGGGCGACACACTGAAGTGCATGGTGCGAGAAGCGGACAAGGGCGGTTCGGATTGCGTACCGCGGCAGTTGCCCTCGACGGTTCGGGATTTCACCGGCCGGGCCGACTACCTTGCAGCCTTGGACGCGCTGATCTCGGAAGGAGACGACGCGGCGCCGTCGGGGGCGGTAGTGATCTCGGCAGTAGACGGAACCGCTGGGATCGGCAAGACGACTTTGGCGGTGTACTGGGCACACCGGACGCAACATCATTTTCCGGACGGAACCCTATACGCCAATCTGCGCGGCTACGGCCCGGGTGAACTCGCTACCCCCGGTGAGGTCTTGGGCGGATTCCTCAGCGCATTGGGGGTTCCGGCCGAACGAATGCCGCCAAGCATTGAGGCGCAGGCCGGGCTGTATCGGTCGTTGCTTGCGGAGCGACGGGTCTTGGTTGTGCTCGACAACGCCAAGAATGCCGAGCAGGTCCGGCCATTGCTGCCGGCCTCAGCGGGCTCGGTCGTCGTGGTGACCAGCCGCGACAGCCTCACCGGGCTTGTCGTCACCGAAGGTGCGACAAGACTAACGCTCGATCTTCTCAGCCTCGACGAGGCAATGGCGTTAGTAGCGGGTATCGTCGGCACGTTGCATGCGGAGGCCGAGCCCGACGCGCTGGCGGAACTTGTCCGGCTGTGCGCCCGGCTGCCGCTGGCGTTGCGGATCGCCGCCGGACGGGTCGCCGCCGGCCCGCAAACCACCGTGGCCGAAGTGGTCAACGAACTGACCGACGATCGCTACCGGCTCGACGTACTCAGCCGCAACGGAGATGAGCGAGCGGCGGTCCGCGCAGTCTTTGATTGGTCCTACGAGCAGTTGATGCCGGTACAAGCAAGCCTGTTCCGGCGGTTGGGTCTGCATCCTGGCCCTGACTTCAGCCTCCATGCTGCTGCCGCGCTCACCGACCTTAAGCTGTCTGAAGTTCGCCAACAACTGGAGGGCCTATCCACCGCGCACCTGATTGAACCGGTAGGCGGAAGCCGATACCGATTCCATGACTTGTTACGCACCTACGCATGCGACCAGGCTCTCCGATTCGACACCAATGAAGACCGAGACTACGCCGTTGAACGCTTCCTTAACTGGTACGGCGACACCGCGTATAGATGCGATGAGCTGCTATATCCTGCCCACCCTCGGACCCCACGGACGCACAAATGTTCCAGTCATCTATCACCGGAGATCAAAGACTCAGCACAAGCGCTGGCCTGGCTTGAAGCTGAACGCGCAAACATGTTGCCCTCCCTTCAGCAGGCCGTCGACAATGAACTACATGAACAGGCCGTACATCTGGCGCAGAATAGCCGATTCCTCAGCCGGCACGGCAGATGGGTCGATGAGCTTCGAGGTGCCCGACTTGGCCTGGTTGCAGCTGAGCGCTCCGGTGATCGCGTGGCCGAAACGCGGTTTCGCAACTGGTTAGGCGAGGTATTAATTACGGCAGAAAAGTGGAATGAAGCACTAGAAAATCTTGAACATGCATTGACTCTGGCTCGGGAAATCCCCCTAAACCGCCAACTAGCCAACGCACTTAACGGCATCGGCCTACTTCGTTGCTTACAGGGGCATTTCGAAGAGGGATTGCCCTATCTTCATGAGGCATTGCCGTTGAGTCGAGGTATTGACACCGGCCGACTCGAAGCGGTGATCCAGGGTAATCTAAGCTCTGCATTTACGGGTCTCGGCCTCTACAAGCAGGCACTTGAACACGGCGAACGCGGCCTCATCTTGCGTCGCCGTGCCGGCGATCTGACTGGTGTAGTTTATGCCATGCATTGCCTGGCGCGAGCCTGGCAAGGACTAGGTCAACACCAGAAGACTATTTCGTTGTGTCGGGAGGCAATAGCTGATGGCCGAGCTGTCGACTACACTCCCCACGCAGTCGCCGAACCGCTTGACACACTCGGGATAGCGTTAAACTCAACTGGTCGCTGCGCCGATGCGGTCAAATGCTGGCGCGAAGCAGCGACCTTATTCGACGGCTACAACCGACCCCATCGCGCCGCCGAGGTTCGAGCCCGCATCAAGGCAGCCGAAGCTGCCCTCGGTAAGATCGGGCAATCGTAGACGCGGCGTGCCGCGCACGAGACCGTGCACCGATCTAGCGAACTCAACCGCTCAGTATCGGCACCCTTGCAGACTGCACGATATAACAGAGGTGTCAACCAATGCGGCAACACCACAAAACACGACGAAGATGATCGACTAATGTTTGATGACGCAAAGATCATGTGCACACGTTTTGATCAACTCCATAATGCTTTGGGTAAACCACCCTAAACTTGCGGGCCAAAAAAATTCAAGTTAGATCGCCAGGCTTTCCATGTCGATCCTCCCACGTATGAATTTTCCCGCTGCGATCCACCAGAACCGTACTCTTAAACATTCTTAACAGGCGCTCTCGAACGATCTCGGACTCTTGCGACTGGCGCCACTTTGGATAAATCAGAGCAGACTGCCACGACGGAAGCGCCCTACCGCCTAAAATTCGATTCTCGTCGTTTGCGCAAATCGTAGTAAATGAGTTTCCTGCCGCATCACCTCGACTTATCGTGAAGTCTTCACAAGAAGCGCCGATTACTGAAACATTTGTGTGGCCCAGCCATTCAAGGCTCAACTCTGCGCCAGTCGGTATATCAGGAAGACGCGTTGGGTAGGCCCACTCCGAATCTTCGTGCTGATATCGGTGCGCAACAACTACTCGCGACGCTGGCCCATTTCCAAGATTGGTTGCCATTCATCCTTTCTCTTCATCATAGAAGAATGACACAATTGGGCGCCTAGAGTCACGGGCTGCTCGGACGTTCCATCTATACCCAAAGACTAGCGAAAGAATTGATACAACCAGCGCCAGTAAGGCAATCGCCGCCGCAATCCAGGGCGCCGCAGATCCTTGCATCAAATTAGCCTCGACTCGCGGATTGACGCCAATTTGACGTCACCTAGGGGTTTCGATGGAAGCATCGAGTGTAGACGGTGCACACTACTCACTCGTCTCGATCTGTCATGAGTCGGCCGCGCAGAAGTGTACCACGACAGTAGTCCTATGCATCATCAGTAATCTTTGTCAGATGGAGAAACTCCCCTTCCGATCGAAAGCACATACGGAAGCGTACGCTTTCCCGTGACGCGCAGTATTTCAGCCGCCTGGCCCTCCAACTCCCCTTGCAGAGCCAAGGGAGAGCCCACCCCAGCAGCCCTTTTCTTTCTCGCCCCATCGTCAGCATCCCACAACTCAACCGAAAAGAGTCCGATCACGTAAATGCCGACATCCGACCTCAGGTATCGAAGATATCGATTCGCAAGCTGACTATATTGCGCAGTCCGGACAGCGTGATGCCAAGAACCTTTGATTTCAACTGGTACACGCAGCAGTGTTGCCGTCTCTTCTTTCGATATATAGCGAGATTCAATGAAAGCTTCGACGAGCAAATCTGGACGCTCGCCGGCGTCGCCTGGACCAGTAGGACGAACTACCACCTCACGATTGACCAACACACGTCGATTAGCCAGCCTCAGGGTCAACTGATTGGCAAGATAGGCAGCTAGAGTACCCTCAGGCTTGGGTCGCCACTTTAGAGGACGATGTGCTCCTCGTCGAGATACGCTGGCATTTTCATCACGCTCTCCGTCCCACAGCAGATAGTCATGACCACCCAACATTTGACCTATATCTGAAATCGCCTCAATGACAACTTCCGCAAGCTGAAATTCCGTATTAACCACTCGGCGAGACTTATCTGACAGAAGCTCTATAACTTCGTCCGACGTGAGGGTGACGACGGCGTTCGCCTGCGCTCGCTTGCGCGCTTCGAGTAGCGCGGACTGAATTCTCAAGTTGTCATTGTGCGTTACCGAGATTCGGCGAATCTGCCGGACAGCCTCTGAATCGCCTCGTTCAACCAACGCAGATAGTATAGAGTTTCTCCAGTCGTGCAGTTCATGGTCAGGCAAAGGCGCATGGACACCAAGTTTATACACCTCAGCATCCGGAGAAGCCACCGACGAGATCCAGTTGAACGCCTCATACAATCGAGTTGAGGAAAGTTCTTCAATAAACTGCTTAGATGAGTAGCTTCTCGCGCATGCCTCCGCCAACTTCCTAGCTAGGCCAGGATCAGCACGCGTTCTTGAATAGACGCGATCCCAATATACCTCGGGGTCAGTTTGCAAAAGAAGCCGGCCAGCCTCAGCCACCCAAGAGATATAGCCATCGACTCCATGCGACGAACTAAACGTCCTTTCCAGAGAGTCTATTGCGACTTCTTCTTGCGACAAAACCGCCAAACGCATAAGGGATACCCAGGCCATGGTCGCAGCGTGGCTGCCTTCCTTGGTGTACGGGACTCGCACCGGCCCCTCAGTGACGACTACTTCGTCCTCGACAGGGACACCGACAAACGTCCCGATTTCTGTTCCATCCCAGCCCTTCATCACCTCGCGAATTTCATCCGACAAAGAGATCAAAGAAGTGGCTGTATCCGCACTCAATGCCGGACATAAGCTCTTAAGCCCCAATGGTGCGTCACCCCTGGTTAGACAAGTGCGCACATACTGGATTATTGCAACCCTAGTTTCTTCACCGGCATGTTGCGCGCAATGCCGCAGCAAGTCAAAAGAGATCGGGCTTTTCTCGATATCATCCAAGAACCGAACGTGATCAATTATTGCACCCACCCACGACCGCCAGCGTTCAACAGCGACACTTCCGAGGAGGCCCTTCGAGGCGAGAAAATGAGCCGACAGATACCCTGCCACTGCACGTCGATCGGTACTTCGAGTTCCTAGCCAACTTTCGCGCACATCAGATTTCGACGAAAGATACCCAATACATGCTAAGATCATTTTTTCTTCAAACTCGACCGGCTCCCAGAGGTTCGTGCCGGGAAATTCGCGAAGATCACTCTTGTTCATCAACTCATATACGAACCGGCCAGTTGAGGGGTCTACACCAAGCTGGTAGATAAACTTCCAGAACTGATCCAGTTCCCCGGACGCTGCATCGTTAAGCAACCGACGTTGGCCTTCAGCAAATTTTTCGGCGTGCTCCCATGCAGTCTTCTTGACTCGACTCATTCGCAATGAATCAGCTAGTTGACTGTCAATTCTGATTCCTTCATAGAACCACTTCAGATGCTCCCACTCGGGCGTTTCCCGGCGCGTGTAGCCCAGCTCGAAAGTCTCCATGTCAAACATTTCTACAACGCTGCAGTATAGTTGCCCCAATGCTTGAGCAAGCTCGACACTTCCCTCACCTCTAAGCGTGTCAACTCGTTGTAGTCCGCGTCTAAAGTCGCGGCCGTCCACGAGGCGCGCCCGACCGGCCCGCTGCAAATTCTCTGGCACATCCTCCACGCGGTATCCCAAAATGGGATTATCTGCCTCCCAGTCTAGTGCAATCATCAGTGCATCGCTGCGATTAAAAACTCCAGATCGGGTCAATCGTTCGCGCACTAGATGCTCCGCCAGTGCGTAGCGAAGCGTGCGCACACTAATTGGTTCCAGAGATTCCTGATCGACCAGGTCAATCGCCATAGGCATATTTACCTGATCGTCCGCCATGAGTCGATTTATGAGTATCGGCGCAAGTTGCGATAGATAATCCAACGCGTTGGGCGACCGCAAGGTTCGGTCAACAACTGCATCTATGAGTTCGATCGACAAGTCTGCTACAGCAACTTGAAATGTGACTGGCTCTATCGGTTCCGAATCGAATTCAGCAAACTGATCTACATCGATAATCTTAGCGCCACCTTCAATAGCATCGTTGATATGCGCCAGCAACGAAGTGATATCCTCCTCGCGCAAGAGACGTGGGAACTTATTTACCTCCCATCTGTATAGAGTTCGCGAGGAGTCACTCGACCATGAGATATGTGGTAGCACATCCGCTAACGCCAGCTCGTTCGGCCAGAGCAAGGAGAAAATAGTTCCCATGAGCTCGCGTTCGGCGATGTCGCCGCTAGCAACGTTCAAGCTTGAAAGAATCTCTTTGAGCCGCGGAGCAGCGACGGTTGATGAGGCTTCGTACGCTGCACTAGCGGCACGTTGCCTTAACCCAGCTGGCCAACCTGGTTGATCCACGATTTTGAGTAGGTCTTCCGCCAAGGCGGGTACCACAGAATCCCGGGCGAGCCGAATTGCAAGTCGTGCCCGGGCGAACTCCGACCACTCAGCAGATGGATTACTTGCCGCATGCTGAAGAACCGGCCTCAACTGATCAGCAAGTCCCGGGTAGTATAGCTGCCACCGCGTCGAGAACCATAAATTACCGGTCAGCTCGACTTCTGCCGCGCGATCGAGTAGCTCCGCCACTAAGACTTGACGAGTACGAGGACTATTGATATATCCACTATGAGCTATTATCCCTTGCGGATCAGTCCTCCCCAGCCACAAGGTTTCTGCTGGCGCACACTCAAGCAACCAGGCCGCCGTCTCACGAAGATGGATTGGAATACTGGCCGATTCTTCATCGGGAGCAGCAACTAAAAACACGCCTCCCAATTGCTTCTTCATATTGCCAAAGTCGTCATGTGACCTATTTGCTAGGTAGCAGGCTGCCAAGTACGCAGCGATGGAAGAATGCACGAATGCAACTCGATCCTTTCCGGCAGAAGTAAAGAGCCCAGTTGCAAGGGATTCAGCCACCAACGTTGCAGTTACCTGAAATTCGCCGCCGCCGGCAATCTCGACTCCACCAGAAATACTCCCTTCCGCTACGTCGAACTGACCAGCCTCGGACGCGGCTCCTCGAAAAATTGTTCGTTGGCCGGCTAGTACTACACGAGCGGCAGCCCTGCTGGCTATTATTACCCGCTGCTCCGCCGTGGAGCCGAGTGGCCCACGGCTTTCACGATCGCGACCATGCTCGTCAGCAAGGCGGAGCACGCTTCTCTTGAACA
This window of the Amycolatopsis balhimycina FH 1894 genome carries:
- a CDS encoding NACHT domain-containing protein, translating into MATRETAMVAVAPRWLRIRDDTIQDDTPFELDEDGFLAQPEDSAPLSAGQLIRPRMAVGRGALVLLGEPGSGKTTTFKDIIGDRLTGADEDTATPEAVWVDGNDIRSIEDFRDFLAVHLDSLPVKSQKVAPLPSRLTIVLDQLDESPFIRSIPKRLDLALRGRDTRSLTFLIACRTADYPSSLTKILDNVTSGCLVADLAPLTKQDVVSLMTDSEVDPDKFVEFVIANQVGPLASIPLTLRMLADSYREDAGKSIVTSHELFKRSVLRLADEHGRDRESRGPLGSTAEQRVIIASRAAARVVLAGQRTIFRGAASEAGQFDVAEGSISGGVEIAGGGEFQVTATLVAESLATGLFTSAGKDRVAFVHSSIAAYLAACYLANRSHDDFGNMKKQLGGVFLVAAPDEESASIPIHLRETAAWLLECAPAETLWLGRTDPQGIIAHSGYINSPRTRQVLVAELLDRAAEVELTGNLWFSTRWQLYYPGLADQLRPVLQHAASNPSAEWSEFARARLAIRLARDSVVPALAEDLLKIVDQPGWPAGLRQRAASAAYEASSTVAAPRLKEILSSLNVASGDIAERELMGTIFSLLWPNELALADVLPHISWSSDSSRTLYRWEVNKFPRLLREEDITSLLAHINDAIEGGAKIIDVDQFAEFDSEPIEPVTFQVAVADLSIELIDAVVDRTLRSPNALDYLSQLAPILINRLMADDQVNMPMAIDLVDQESLEPISVRTLRYALAEHLVRERLTRSGVFNRSDALMIALDWEADNPILGYRVEDVPENLQRAGRARLVDGRDFRRGLQRVDTLRGEGSVELAQALGQLYCSVVEMFDMETFELGYTRRETPEWEHLKWFYEGIRIDSQLADSLRMSRVKKTAWEHAEKFAEGQRRLLNDAASGELDQFWKFIYQLGVDPSTGRFVYELMNKSDLREFPGTNLWEPVEFEEKMILACIGYLSSKSDVRESWLGTRSTDRRAVAGYLSAHFLASKGLLGSVAVERWRSWVGAIIDHVRFLDDIEKSPISFDLLRHCAQHAGEETRVAIIQYVRTCLTRGDAPLGLKSLCPALSADTATSLISLSDEIREVMKGWDGTEIGTFVGVPVEDEVVVTEGPVRVPYTKEGSHAATMAWVSLMRLAVLSQEEVAIDSLERTFSSSHGVDGYISWVAEAGRLLLQTDPEVYWDRVYSRTRADPGLARKLAEACARSYSSKQFIEELSSTRLYEAFNWISSVASPDAEVYKLGVHAPLPDHELHDWRNSILSALVERGDSEAVRQIRRISVTHNDNLRIQSALLEARKRAQANAVVTLTSDEVIELLSDKSRRVVNTEFQLAEVVIEAISDIGQMLGGHDYLLWDGERDENASVSRRGAHRPLKWRPKPEGTLAAYLANQLTLRLANRRVLVNREVVVRPTGPGDAGERPDLLVEAFIESRYISKEETATLLRVPVEIKGSWHHAVRTAQYSQLANRYLRYLRSDVGIYVIGLFSVELWDADDGARKKRAAGVGSPLALQGELEGQAAEILRVTGKRTLPYVLSIGRGVSPSDKDY